The region TTCTCAGTCGCCGCCATGAACGTCTCGAGGGCATCCCCGATCCGGTCGACGTAGTCGTCGATGTCCGTCCCGAACAGCGCGCGGGCGACGATCCGCAGCGTCAGTTCCATCATATCCTCGTGGATCTCCCGTGTCTGGCCGCCCTGCCAGTCCTCGAGTGCTGACTCGGTGAAGTCAGTCATCATCGTCGCGTACTCCTGAATGCGCTCGGGATGAAACGCCGGTTGGATGAGATGGCGATTGCGCCGCCAGATTTCGCCCTCACTGTTCAGAATGCCGTTGCCGGTGATCGGCCGGAGAATATGCTGGAACTGTTCGCCTTTGACGTACTGTTCGTTTTTCTGGACCAGCACCTGCTCGATGTGGTCGGGGTGATTGAGCTGATACACCGGCCCGCCGGGGTCCTCCCAGGCCGCGATATCGCCGTGCTCGCGGGCGATCCGTGTCATCGACTGATAGGGCTCGCGCAAAAACGTGAGTTGGTTCCCGACCAGCGGCAACCCATCGGGACCCGGCGGATGATCCTCGGGAAGTGACGGTGTATTGAAAGCCATCGGTTTCGTCCGTAGGTCAACGCGGGCGCGTTTATAGCCGCCGCTCGCTCGAGGCAGCGGACGAATCGAGTGACCTGTTCGCTTTTGTCGATCCACCTCGAGGAGTCGGTATGGACGCAGTCCTCGAGCGACTCGCGGACGAAATCAGGGAGGCAGAAACGGTGGTGGCACTGACTGGGGCGGGTATTTCCGCTCCCTCCGGCGTGCCGACGTTTCGCGGCGACGACGGCGTCTGGGAGCACTTCGATGAGGGCCAGTTCACCCATGGTCGATTTCAGCGCGATCCGGAAGGGTTCTGGGACGACCGCGTTGCCCTCCATCGCGAACTGTTCGGCGAGGAGTACGAGCCAAACGTCGCCCACGAGGCACTGGCCGAACTGGGCCGAGACGGCCATCTCGAGGCGATTTGCACACAGAACACGGACGGGCTCCACCTCGATGCAGCGGCTGTGGTCGGTGAGAACGGCGACTCGAGTGTGAGTGACTCGAGCGCCGACGCAAACGTACCCGGAAGCGAGACGACAGTGCTCGAACTCCACGGCAACGCTCGGCGTGTTCGCTGTCAGGACTGTGGCGCACGAACCGAAGCAGGTCCGATCTACGACCGTGCCGAGAACGGCGAACTACCGCCGACCTGTGACTGTGGCGGCATCTACAAACCCGATGTCGTCCTCTTTGGCGAGCAACTCTCGGGGGCCGCGATACAGCGAGCGCAGTCACTCGCCCGCGAAAGCGACGTGTTCCTCGCGATTGGCTCGTCACTCATCGTCACCCCTGCGGCCTCGCTGCCCCGCACCGCCGCCTCGTCGGGCGCGACCGTTGCCATCGTGACGCTCGAGGAGACGCCACTCGATGACGTGGCCGACGTGTGTTGCCAGCAAGACGTGACCGACCTACTCCCGCACTTGCAGGCGCTCGTCACCGGCGAGTCCTCGAGTACGGAGTAAGGGACAGTTGGCAGTATAGTAGCCACTGCAAGTCAATGCGCACCTGTTCGCACGACGGGAGCGCGGTTCGGTGTGAGCGAAGCGAACGAGAACCGCGGAAAAGCGAACGGGTACGATGTGCCCGTGAGTCGGCTGTGCGATCAGTGTGTAAATCGTTGCAGTTGTTACTATAGAACAGAGTCGCTGGCGCTACTGATCGACACCGGGTGCAGCCGGAAGAACGTATTCCTCGATGAGCCTGGCTTGCCCACGCCGGAGTCGCTCGCTGACTGCCTGTTCCGAAATATTGAACGCGTCCGCGACCGCCGACAGTTCGGTTTCTCGCGGTACTGAAAAGAAGCCGTACTCGAACGCAAGGATCAGCGCCTCTCGCTGGGACTCAGTGAGCGTCTCAGTTGCGGCCTGTGGTGGCTCGACCTCGGCTCCAGTTGCAAGTCGATGCAGGTCGAACTCGACGCCATGATCCTCGAGATATGCGTGGTACTGTGCAAACGCCTCTTGATCCGGAAATCGCATCGTCATCGACCAGCGGCCATCACTCCCGTGGCCCTCGAGCAGTTGGCCACCGACAGACACCCACTCGCGATAGGCTGACAGACTCTCGTCATCGCTGTGTCGGACCCGGTAGAGCGTCTGGTCTGGGGTTTGCTCGAGTTGTTGAAACGAAGTAATTGTTCGGTCCGTCGTGAGCAACTGCTCGAGGTGGGTACGGTCGGGACAGCGCACCCAGCAGAACGTAATCGGCTGTGCGGGATCGAGAGCGTACTGGCGCTCGATGGTGAGTTCGACCGACGGCATCGCTTGCAGCGTGGGACCGAGAACGAGGTCCGGCGATGTCACGTCGAACTCCGCACGAAGGCACATAGCCATTCCAACGAGTCTATCAAAATAACTGTTGAGGCCACTCTGGTCAGCAGGGCCATAAGCGCTAATAGACGGAAGAATCGAAAACGGCCGCCACTCGAGAACGAATCCGGATTAGGCGTCCGATGCTGCCTCGACGGTTTCACGAACTGCCTCGACACCCTCGTCGTGTGCGAGGTCACCAACGACGATGACATCTGCGTACTGGGCCATCTGATAGGCTGAGTCGTAGTCGTGGATGCCGCCACCGTAGAACAGCGTTGCCTCGTCGGTTGCGTCGCTTGCTGCCTCGACGATTGCTTCGTCGCCGAGCATGCCGGAGTACTCGAGATAGACGATATCCTGGCCAAACATGCGTTCTGCGACTTCGGTGTAGGCTGCAACGTCGTCGGCGTCTAAGTCGCAATCGGCCTCGGTGTAGGTCGCGACGTCGGCGTCGGGGTTCATCACGATGTACGCTTCCGTGCTCGTTCGATCCCAGTCGAGGCCAGTATCGAGGCGCACCCACTCTTTGTGTGCGCCGGTGATCCAGAACGGCGAGCCGGCGTTGAGCACCGTCGGAATCAGATAGCCATCCAGTGCGTCATCGTCGATGACGACGTCAGGACT is a window of Natronolimnobius sp. AArcel1 DNA encoding:
- a CDS encoding helix-turn-helix domain-containing protein; translation: MCLRAEFDVTSPDLVLGPTLQAMPSVELTIERQYALDPAQPITFCWVRCPDRTHLEQLLTTDRTITSFQQLEQTPDQTLYRVRHSDDESLSAYREWVSVGGQLLEGHGSDGRWSMTMRFPDQEAFAQYHAYLEDHGVEFDLHRLATGAEVEPPQAATETLTESQREALILAFEYGFFSVPRETELSAVADAFNISEQAVSERLRRGQARLIEEYVLPAAPGVDQ
- a CDS encoding phosphoglycerol geranylgeranyltransferase codes for the protein MTAPWSDWDHILKIDPDKDLPDGITYGDLCATGTDAIEIGGTMGITEENTADVLSACAEHDVALYQEPSSPDVVIDDDALDGYLIPTVLNAGSPFWITGAHKEWVRLDTGLDWDRTSTEAYIVMNPDADVATYTEADCDLDADDVAAYTEVAERMFGQDIVYLEYSGMLGDEAIVEAASDATDEATLFYGGGIHDYDSAYQMAQYADVIVVGDLAHDEGVEAVRETVEAASDA
- a CDS encoding Sir2 family NAD-dependent protein deacetylase produces the protein MDAVLERLADEIREAETVVALTGAGISAPSGVPTFRGDDGVWEHFDEGQFTHGRFQRDPEGFWDDRVALHRELFGEEYEPNVAHEALAELGRDGHLEAICTQNTDGLHLDAAAVVGENGDSSVSDSSADANVPGSETTVLELHGNARRVRCQDCGARTEAGPIYDRAENGELPPTCDCGGIYKPDVVLFGEQLSGAAIQRAQSLARESDVFLAIGSSLIVTPAASLPRTAASSGATVAIVTLEETPLDDVADVCCQQDVTDLLPHLQALVTGESSSTE